The following coding sequences lie in one Arachis ipaensis cultivar K30076 chromosome B03, Araip1.1, whole genome shotgun sequence genomic window:
- the LOC107630254 gene encoding cullin-like protein 3, translating into MEKRKALLTENADKMKRLLDNLQRKLDESFLNMQLYEIALELFEHDQSTSINKEREGGQIDRFLLKNIVDIFVEVGLGKLDHYEQDFEIQMLDDTTNYYKSKGTIWIKVDSFQEYLSKALECLRKEKNRVSHYLHSSTWQKLYKVIF; encoded by the exons ATGGAGAAAAGGAAGGCATTACTAACAGAAAATGCAGACAAAATGAAACGATTGCTTGATAATTTGCAGAGGAAACTTGATGAG TCCTTCTTAAACATGCAGCTCTATGAAATAGCCTTGGAACTGTTTGAACATGATCAATCAACTTCT ATTAACAAAGAACGAGAGGGTGGACAGATTGACAGATTCCTATTGAAAAACATTGTAGATATATTTGTTGAGGTTGGTCTCGGGAAGTTGGATCATTACGAGCAGGATTTTGAGATACAAATGCTAGATGATACAACCAATTACTACAAAAGCAAGGGCACAATATGGATTAAGGTTGACTCCTTTCAAGAATATCTGTCGAAG gcTCTGGAATGCTTGAGAAAGGAGAAGAATAGAGTATCTCATTATTTGCACTCTAGCACTTGGCAAAAATTGTATAAGGTCATCTTTTGA